In Nicotiana tabacum cultivar K326 chromosome 17, ASM71507v2, whole genome shotgun sequence, one DNA window encodes the following:
- the LOC107779317 gene encoding KRR1 small subunit processome component-like encodes MVKITMNRRGPVTKMADEESPNVNEEPNPKPKHKGKHDKPKPWDDPSIDHWKVEKFDPSWNESGMVVVSSFSTLFPQYREKYLQECWPIVKGALKEHGIACELNLVEGSMTVSTTMKTRDPYIIVKARDLVKLLSRSVPAPQAIKILNDEMQCDIIKIGSLVRNKECFVKRRQYLVGPNSSTLKALEILTGCYILVQGNTVAAMGSFKGLKQVRRIVEDCVLNKMHPLHHIKILMLRRELAKNPALANENWDRFLPQFKKKNVKQKKVKTKEKKPYTPFPPPQQPSKIDQQLESGEYFLSDKKKLAKQWEEKQEKQAERVAENKKKREEAFVPPEEPKTHNQNVSNVDKDDVTAMASSLKKKAKEFRKQKSIDKIDAEEFIAGSSRPSKKKSKSSR; translated from the exons ATGGTGAAGATAACTATGAACCGTCGAG GTCCAGTAACTAAAATGGCAGATGAGGAAAGCCCCAATGTTAATGAAGAGCCGAATCCCAAGCCGAAGCACAAGGGAAAACATGACAAGCCAAAGCCATGGGATGATCCAAGCATCGACcattggaaggttgagaagtttgatcctTCCTGGAATGAGAGTGGGATGGTTGTCGTCAGTTCCTTTTCCACTCTCTTCCCTCAGTACAGAG AGAAATATTTGCAAGAGTGTTGGCCTATTGTAAAAGGTGCCTTGAAAGAGCATGGAATTGCTTGTGAACTTAACTTG GTTGAAGGCTCCATGACTGTTTCTACTACTATGAAGACAAGGGATCCCTATATTATAGTAAAAGCTAGGGATCTTGTAAAACTTTTGTCAAGAAGTGTCCCTGCTCCCCAG GCTATCAAAATCCTGAATGATGAGATGCAATGTGATATCATCAAGATTGGCAGCCTGGTTCGCAACAAG GAGTGCTTTGTTAAACGCAGACAATATCTTGTGGGTCCCAACTCGTCAACTTTAAAG GCCCTGGAAATTTTGACCGGCTGCTATATTCTTGTCCAG GGAAACACGGTTGCTGCTATGGGTTCCTTTAAAGGTCTAAAGCAAGTGAGGAGGATTGTAGAGGACTGTGTACTGAACAAAATGCATCCTCTACATCATATCAAG ATCCTCATGCTGAGGAGAGAGCTTGCAAAAAATCCAGCTCTGGCCAATGAGAACTGGGACAGATTTCTTCCGCAGTTTAAGAA GAAGAATGTTAAACAAAAGAAAGTTAAGACCAAAGAAAAGAAACCATATACACCCTTCCCACCACCTCAGCAACCTAGTAAG ATTGATCAACAACTGGAAAGTGGTGAATACTTCTTAAGTGACAAAAAGAAGTTAGCAAAGCAGTGGGAAGAGAAGCAAGAAAAACAGGCAGAGAGAGTTGCCGAAAACAAGaaaaaacgggaagaagcttttgTTCCACCTGAG GAACCAAAAACACATAACCAAAACGTGTCCAATGTGGATAAAGATGACGTCACTGCCATGGCATCGTCATTGAAG AAAAAGGCAAAGGAGTTTAGGAAGCAAAAATCAATTGACAAGATCGATGCGGAGGAATTTATTGCAGGTTCCAGCAGGCCATCTAAAAAGAAATCGAAGAGCTCTAGATAA